TTAgcaatttctaacttatgatcagcaCAATCGTTACATACAAAAGGAAATTCAGTTTGTACCTTAGAGTCACTTGATGTGTTTGCCATGAACGCATATTTCTTTTCTTCAGTCTCTGATTCAGGTTCAGATTCTAAACTAGAACTGGAATAGTTAGAATTACTCAACTCAACTGAAGTCTTGACATCATCTACCACAATAGTTTCGCCATATGATGAAGACGAACTACTGTAATCAGTCCATACATCGCCGTCATTGTACATTGCGTATTTGAACTTCTCATACCCTCTCTTGTTAAGAACACCTCTTCTAACATATCTGATCATTGCATAAGTTCGCTCAATTCTTGCTTCCATCTTGCAGATGTAACACATGCATTCATTCACAGTACCAACACAACCAGCTTTCTCTCTCTCTTGTTTCTCACTTTcagtttcttcttcggttttagacaTTCTAACAACATTAGCATGATTTTCTTCATCAGCAAATACTGTCCAATCACAACCTTCGTCTGAATATGTAGCAATTAAGCCTTTTGCTTTATCATTTCTGGTAGCATCAATGCTCGTTGTTTCAACTGGCACATTAACCTTTGTCTTATTATACTGATTGTGAAATGGGTTGTGAAAACCAGTTTTCCGTGGCCTAGTACATGTTCTTTTGAAGTGTCCTAACTCATTGCAATTAAAACATCtcacttttgacatatcaaaacctaacttagtatctctagtaacacctaagctctgttgacctgtccttttcagaaatttcttcgctcgtctaatcacactacccatagcccagaggatatccatcttttcaagttcatcctcgtcaatctgctcataatcttctgcttctaaatgagcattaccaatttgaccaccaaccatttcattataagaattaactaccaaagcaactaaagccatatcttcctctacaactgaAAGGGGCCTAGTTCTTAAATTCTCAGTGTTGAGAACTACAGTTTTTGGCTACTGTCTAATGGTGGACTGATTTGTACTAATAGGCTTATTTACTTAGGTTTGAAACAACACATTTTGAGCAGGTTGTGATCTATTTACAGCACTATCACTTGAAACAAACGCTGTTTGTAAGGGAGCATGAACATTACTCAATCCAGAAGTACCagctttgtaaattataggactctgctgaccctcaagacgtttcttcttggtttccatatccaagtcctttaccatcaattttgatgtgaatttatctagGGTCAGTGATTCATCTGCGGACGAAGCTCTGTCTTCTATCTGTTCAATAAACGCATCCCACTTGTGTGGTAAACCATCTGTTAATTGTTTGATAGCTTTCTGTTCTGTAACTTCTACACCTAAGTTACCCAATTCAGAGACAAGATGACGATAACAAATGATTGTCTCCTCTAACGTTTCATGACTTAGAGCAGCAaaccttttccattcacttttgattactttagctttcttttcacgatacgccttatttccttctacacctatcttaatagcattccaaagagaatatgatgttaagtgcatttgatattgatgataaatatcaccgtctaaaccctgagtcaattgagcataacatctacattctAAGGCATATGTTTCTTTTTCTGTCACGCTATAATCTTCATATTTTTTACTATTACCATCAGTACCTAAAGGCTCTTTATATTCATGTTGTATCAAATCCCACATTCTAGGATCAAGGCCTCTAATGTAATTCATAAACCTACACCTCCATCTAAtgtaatcatttgtattatcaagtcTAGGAGCACGATTGGCACTGCCTGATTCACTATCAGATAGTAAAATGTTTTGAACGCCAGAAGTAATTGCCATTGCCTGATCAGACATCGTTAAAATTAATTAAGGTTGAATCTGATCCAAAGTCGGTCGACTGTGTGtgacagtcggtcgatgaacagtTACAGTTGGTCGATTGTCAATGGTTAATCGGTCGAAGTTCTGTTTACATTTAGTCAAATGGTAGTACTTTTCTCAATCGGTCGATGTTCCTTCAATCGGTCGGTTTAGAACTAAAGTCGGTCGGTTTATAACTAAAGTCGGTCGGTTTTAAGACAATCGGTCGAACGAAAGACAATCGGTCAAACTAGTGACAGTCGGTCGAAATACACGAAAATCAGTCGATTGACACCTAAGTCGGTCGACTGTGATTTCTCTCAGAGCTAGAATCCAAAAATCAGGTTTTTTGACTTCTAAACGATTTCAAGCTCAATTTTCGAACTAAAACTACTGACCAACACCTTAAACAACTTATAATGACTTCTGTAAACACTATAAAGCAATTAAAACCAAAAGTTTAACGTAAAAGTATACAAAAttcaatccaaaaccaatttttgacccaaaaatataccaagaactcgtttaaaacaattgattcagcaaaccatggctctgataccactttgtagacgctgagagaggatcttagaatcaacctatCACGATCTAGAGGTGGAATAACACTAgaacgagcttaaacgaatatctatgggttttcgggttcgtacaagtcaaaccaagattagatcttgataaacacgaagcctagactgacattctgtggtatttggacatgaagattgagagagaccCGACATGGAACTGTTTGTATGTATGAAAATATGCAGAGTGATTAACCAAATTAGTGGAGATTCACTtggcttaaatacctcagttcctatgtcggtcgactgTGAATGACAGTCAGTCGACTGactatgtcagtcggccgactgtcgagtaacattacatattacatttaaacgtttacaaatatataAAGTAACAAATCGACAATCAACATTTAACAAAATTACAGATGATTGAAATAAAAcattaaagttcatggaactagggattacaaaaaaTGCACTAACAGGAATCTTGCCAAGCTTAACTTTAAGATTTAATCTCTTGATATGCAATCTTCATATCTCAGCTGAATATAAACGATCATGATCAGTTCAACAAGACAACATAGGATTTAGACAAGAAAACATAGGATTTCGATATAATCATATAAACTAAAAAATCACCAAGTACCTAAATATTATATCATAAAGAATCCACATTCAATGAAAAGATAACTGAAACATTCATACTAAAAAAAACAGAGAACTACCTCATGATCAGTTCAACAAGACAACATAGGATTTCGTCATAATCATATAAACCAAGCCTTAATAAATGCACATATGCATATACCTTTGCTTAAAACACTACCGGATTCTAATTGTTCCTGATGAGTTTTGGGGAGACAAGGCTTTCAACATAGCTAACTTGATATGACATCATCCtactattattaatcttaatattttccaAGAAACATCTTCCTTCATTGTCAAATATAAACATTCGGGATCGGCAATTGGCAACAATCACAATTTTGCCAGTTTTATAAATCATTGGTTGAAATAAGATACTTCGAAAATCATTCAGCCACCAAGCCTGACCAAAAGATAAATCATTGCCTGTTTTATTGAGTCCTTCAAGTATAATATTAGTCCAAGATTCTTTTACCCCGTACTCATTCATTAACCAAACCTCGCCAACAGATTTTAAGAATATACCAAGCTTTCCACCAAGATCAACAAGTTTGCAATCATCATCAACAATATCAGGTGATGGCACTTCATTAAATTTCTCATCTGCTAAACTAAACCCTAAAATTACCCGTAAACCGTCACAACGCCTTTTAGCAAAACAATGAATAAACCCATCAACAAAAACcccatgaatcatcatatcaaaaGAATAGTTGTAACAAGAATCCACCTGTTTCCATGTACTAGATTTAAGGCTATAGACATGAACAATCATACAATCAAGAGATATCAAGAAGTACAAAGTAATCTTGTAATCATCAGTTAACGAATCATAACCAAATCCAATCATGATAAACCGGTTTCTAACAAAATCTGTCTCATCATATCTGTAACTAGGTAAACCAATCTCAGTTAATTCCCTGGTCATTGGATTGAAAAGAACGAGCGCATATTTTTTTTGAGAGTCTACAGATGACACCAAAACAAGACCATTACAAGATCCATGGACAAAAACAGACTTGACATATCTCGAATTTAAATCAACCTTTGTTGAAACTGTTTTTTCATTGAAATTATCAACATTAAGTGGGAGTGAATAGAGTGACGCGTCAGTGTGGATTGATATGATGTGATTTTGGTTGCGTTTAATTTGATGGGTTTTGATGAAATGTGGTGATGAAAGTAGAGACTTCCATTCCTTTGAAACGCACCTGAAACGGCCAGCAGATTTTGCAGGAAGATAATATAAGATCTCGGTGATGATATCGGGTGGAATCTCAGACGCCATTGTTATATAAAGGCTCTTGATTAAGGTTCTTTTTTTATTTATTGGTTTAGGATTAATGAACGAATGTAACAAGTTTTCAGTAACGCGTGTTTTTTTGATGATTGAGCTAACAAATTCTGTTGAGCTTAGTAAAAGCCACAGATATCGCTCTGTTTGTTTTCTAAATCTTACCCAAAAGGCCAAAAGCAAAACACGTATATCATtaaattaaatctatatatatacatacaatgtaTATAAATTAACAGGCCATGTATAATAATAGTTTATAGTTGACACAAAGTTAGTTCCAAAACCAATTGATTTACTTTCTTCTTTTTTTAGGGTAAATATTTAAAATTACGACCCCTTACAATTCCTGTCTTTTTAGTCCATTTTTTCTTTTTTACCAAATGGGTATAATACATCTTAGTAGGATCGCAGTGATACTGGAACTACATTAGTACTCAAATTAGGGTGAAACAACAAGTATCCTCATGCCATGCACATCATTCTACATCGACAACCTTTTCCAGATTTTGAAACCGTGCGTTCTATGCTTTTAATGGAAGAAATGACTTTTGCTCGTCAGCAACGCCTCACAAACGATACTCCACCAAATCCCTCTCACCCGTCGGCCTTGGTTGTTCAAACACCACCAAAATCCACATCCGTTCAGCCGGAACTATGCCGCAACTTTCTGAAGGGGTTTTGCCGATTTGAGAATCGGTGTAGATATGTTCATCAGGGAAATTCAAAAAGGCCTAATTCTGGAACTCAAAATAATTCCTCAAATCGGTCCAATGGTGTTAGTCAGGCCCAGCTTTTACAGATTATAGCGGCCCAACAGGCCCAGTTGGCCCAGACCGCCCACTTGTCTCGGGCTCCCTTCAATCCACCTGCCGCTGCATTTAATTACTACGGGGCGAGCCCAACAGCCCGGGCCGGTCTCCTGCCTACTCCACCTGGGTTTACTAAGCCCGATAAGGCCACTTTTGGGCCTCAACAACCGGGTTCCTTAACTGGGCCGCATGCTCTCTACGCCAGCCCACATAATGCTTCTGGTATTTTTCCTACAGCACAACTCAGCTCATATGGTACTTTTGTCGTTGATCCACGCACACAAACACAAGAAACGGTGCTTCCTAGTGCGTTTAACGCCATGACACTTCAAGATTTCGGTACTGCGGGTTGGCACATGGATACTGGTGCGTCTAATCACCTTACCTCTTGCATTAATACTCTAAGTACTGTTTTTAATAATCGTAAATATTCATCAGTCGCTGTTGGCAACGGGAACACGATTCCCGTCACCAACACCGGACATAGCTTGTTATCTAACACACATCGACCCTTACACCTAAACAATGTCCTAGTAACACCTAACATTGTAAAAAATCTTATATCTGTCAGACAATTTACTCGTGATAACCTTGTCTCTGTTGAATTTGACCcttttggtttttctgtgaaggatTACCTGACGCGTCGTCTCCTTctccgatgtgatagcaccggGGATCTCTACCCATTGACGTCACCTTCTCCTCCGCAAGCACTTCTCACCAACCCAATTACTTGGCACCAACGTCTTGGCCACCCTGGACATGACACTTTTCGAAGACTTATTTTAAATAAAGATATTGCATGTAATAAATTGTCGTCTCCTATTTTTTGCCACGCATGTCAGCTTGGCAAACATGTGCGACTACCTTTTTCTGTTTCTAGTTCAAATGTTAACGATGTTTTTGATATTATTCATTCTGATTTATGGACTTCACCTGTGCCTAGTCTTAGTGGTTTGAAATACTATGTTATATTTCTTGATCATTACTCACACTATGTATGGGTATTTCCATTGCGTAACAAATCTGATGTACTTAATACCTTCACTAATTTTCGCACCTTTGTTCGCACCCAATTTAAACGTGAAATCAAGTCTTTTCAATGTGACAATGGGGGGGAATTTGACAACAACGCTTTCCATAACCTTCTTCAGACTAACAGCATTCAAATCCGTCTATCATGTCCCTATACCTCCCAACAAAATGGGAAATCCGAACGCATGCTTCGCACCATTAATAACTTAATTCGAACCCTTCTTTTTCAAGCTCATCTTCCACCTACCTACTGGGTTGAGGCTCTTCATATGGCCGCCTATCTTCTCAACATTCTGCCATCCTCCGCAATTAATCACGACATACCCTACCACCGTCTATATCAACAAAAACCTAACTACACCACTCTTCGTGTGTTCGGTTGCCTTTGCTATCCTCACCTTCAGACCCCTCACAAACTAGCTCCCCGATCCACTCCATGCATATTTCTCGGCTACCCTTCAAACCATCGAGGGTACCGTTGTCTCGACCTCACCACCAACAGAATCATATTATCCCGCCACGTCACCTTTGATGAGACTTCGTTCCCATTTGGTTCCATGACACCCACTCAACCGCCATCATATGACTTTCTCGATCCTCCACCCAGCTTATTTTCCAGATCTTTCTCTCTGTCCACACCTACTCCCAACTCTTCTTCGGAGACACAGCCTCTTCCTACTGAGGCTACAGACGACACACCACACACTGATTCCTTACCGGAGACTCAGCCTCCTCCTATCGAGGCTACCGCCCCTACTACCACTCAGCCTCACCTCCCGGAGACACAGTCTCCTCCTTCTGAGGCTACCTCATCATCCACCTCCACTCATCCCATGGTCACTCGCGCACGCCTTGGCACCACCAAACCCGTGCAACGTCTCAACCTTCACACCACTATAGTTTCTCCTATCCCTCGCACTTATCCCGATGCCCTACATGACCCTAACTGGAAACAGGCTATGActgatgaatataatgctttaattaacaatagtacttggacacttgtgcctcgcccatcggacacgaacatagttcgctccatgtggctctTTAAGCACAAGTATAATGCAGACGGTAGTTTGAGCAGGTACAAGGCTCGACTGGTTGCTAACGGTCGCAGCCAACAGATCggcattgattgtgatgagacttttaGTCCGGTTGTTAAACCGGCATCTATACGCACTATTCTTAGTCTAGCGGTCTCTAGACACTGGCCCattcatcagctagatgtcaagaacgcCTTTCTTCATGGACAGCTCTCAGAGACTGTCTATATGCATCAGCTACCAGGTTTTCGGGATCCCAGATATCCTGATCATGTCTGCTTATTGCAGAAATCTttatatggtctcaaacaggccCCTCGAGCTTGGTTTCAGCGCTTTGCAGGTTATGCTCAGAGGCTCGGTTTTCATCAGAGTCGATGTGACGCATCGCTTTTTATTTATCAGCAGGGTTCAGCCACTGCATACCTGCTTctatatgttgatgatatcattTTGACTGCTTCTTCTACAGGCTTTCTTCAGCAGATTATCTCTTCCTTACATAAGGAATTTGCTATGACAGATTTGGGACCATTAAATTATTTTCTTGGGATCCATGCCACTCGTACTGCTTCTGGTCTTTTTCTATCCCAGAAACAGTATGCCACTGAGATCATTGAGCGGGCCGATCTGCCCTCTCGTCATCCTTGTCGAACGCCGGTTGAACCGGGCTCCAAGCTTACTAGTCATGGACCTCCGGTCAAGGACCCGACTCTCTATCGGAGCCTTGCCGGAGCATTACAGTATCTCACTTTTACTAGACCCGACATCTCTTATGCGGTTCAGCAGGTATGTTTATTTATGTATGACCCTCGTGAGCAGCACATGCAGGCCCTCAGACGGATCATTAGATATATTCAGGGTACCACTGATCTGGGTCTTCAGTTATATGCCTCTTCACCAACCTCTTTGGTTGCTTATTCCGATGCTGATTGGGCAGGTTGCCCCACTACTAGACGATCCACATCAGGTTATTGTGTTTTCCTCGGCAACAATCTCTTATCCTGGTCCTCTAAACAGCAACTCACTCCCTCTCGCTCCAGTGCCGAAGCAGAGTATCGTGGGGTTGCTAATGCAGTTGCCGAGACTTATTGGTTACGCAATCTCCTACGTGAGCTACACTGTCCACTCACGTCTGCCACTCTTGTTTATTGCGATAATGTCAGCTCTGTATATCTCGCTTCCAATCCTGTTCAGCACCAACGCACCAAACACATTGAGATTGACATTCATTTTGTACGCGATCTTGTTGCTCAGGGGCAAGTTCGGGTTCTACATGTACCGTCCAGATTCCAGTTtgcagacatcttcaccaaaggcctACCTTTTGCATTGTTTGATGAGTTTAGATCCAGTTTGAGCGTCCGAAgcactcccgctccaactgcggggggatgtttGACATATTATTCTCTGTATTATATTTAGTCCATATGCATTGTATCTTGGGCTGAGCCCACCTAGTTCTATTAGGGTATCGGCTATATATGCTGCACTATTGTATTTGCATAGGAGGTATCAAATAATATACACATTCCTAAGTCAGCATTAATAACTTCCGGTATGCTCATAAGGAACCATGGTGTCGGTGTGATCACTGATAAATAGCAAGTCGCAAGGCTCATTTCTGACTTGCGAGGGTGTTTTGGCATATTTATATTTGAGGGTGTATTGTTATATTTTGTTTGGAAAATGGACATTTTAGTTAATAACTCTTCATTTATTTAAGGAAATTGTAAGTCGTGACGATTCAATGGTCAAAACTCAATGGAAAAAGGAGTATTAATTAACTTCCGGTAGTCTCATAAGGAATCATGGCGTCGATGTGATGACCGATAAATAGCAAGTCGCAAGGCTCATTTCTGACTTGCGAGGGTACAAGTTGTATGGTTTTCACTGTTTGGATTAGGGCGAGTAATCCAACCTTATACTCTACTGTACATAGCCCATCAGGAATACTACCTGGGTGTTTCCAACTCTTCCCTAACCACCCaagattcgaacctgagacctcttgcaaggatgtCAGGGCCCCAACTACTTGGCTACCTTGGGATAGTTTCCCACTTGCGAGGGTGTTTTGGCATGTTTATATTTGAGGGTATATCGTTATATTTTGTTTGGAGAATGGACATTTTAGTTAATAACTCTTCATTTATTTAGGGATAGTGTAGACAGTGACGATTCCGTGATCAAAACTCGATGAAGTCCTGAATTTTTTTGTTCAATACTAGCATTTTTTTCACCGATATTAATTATATTTGAATGTAATTTTTGTGGTAGTTTACCTAAAAAAATCACACATTCAAAAATATATGGGACCTTAtagttaatttttattttattttaatggaTATTTAGCTAAAAAAACCACAAATTCAATAAATATTTAAGGTTTTTTAATTAAATTTAGAGGTGTTATATACAATTTGAAAAGTACTATGTAATAAAAGTTTTCAAACAAATGGTATCTCGTGATTCACATGCTTCCACATAGACTCGCCACTGAGTGTAGGTGGCTGTGAATTTAAGTGAGAATAAAGAGAgaaaaaaaacaaagaaaagggaaaagaaagaAATGAATAGAAAAGGACAAAACGAGTTGGCACGTGACACTATGCGTTAGTTTACTGAAGAGATGATCTACGTTAACA
This window of the Rutidosis leptorrhynchoides isolate AG116_Rl617_1_P2 chromosome 7, CSIRO_AGI_Rlap_v1, whole genome shotgun sequence genome carries:
- the LOC139860267 gene encoding F-box/kelch-repeat protein At3g06240-like — translated: MASEIPPDIITEILYYLPAKSAGRFRCVSKEWKSLLSSPHFIKTHQIKRNQNHIISIHTDASLYSLPLNVDNFNEKTVSTKVDLNSRYVKSVFVHGSCNGLVLVSSVDSQKKYALVLFNPMTRELTEIGLPSYRYDETDFVRNRFIMIGFGYDSLTDDYKITLYFLISLDCMIVHVYSLKSSTWKQVDSCYNYSFDMMIHGVFVDGFIHCFAKRRCDGLRVILGFSLADEKFNEVPSPDIVDDDCKLVDLGGKLGIFLKSVGEVWLMNEYGVKESWTNIILEGLNKTGNDLSFGQAWWLNDFRSILFQPMIYKTGKIVIVANCRSRMFIFDNEGRCFLENIKINNSRMMSYQVSYVESLVSPKLIRNN